The Acidobacteriota bacterium genome includes the window TTCCGTTTTTGACATCCTCAATCGTCCTCAGCTTCACGCCGCCCGCTATAGCCGATTGGGTCGTTGCCGAGACCCGGGGTCTTTCCCTTTTAAAATAAGCCTCCGTGAACCCATTGGCGAAGATGGCTTTCAATCCCATCCGGGATAATTTCAGGAAGATCGATTCCCTGTTAATAGCATCCCGCACTTTCTGGTTGGGAAGCCCGGCGAGATGCCCGCCGGCCACCTGTGGAACATTCATTCCGGTGAGGAGTGAAGCCTGCCCAGTGGCCGATTGGGGTATCCCCGGAACACCGAGCGTAGCATCGATAGCTTTGTAAGTTTCTCTCTCGCAACAGCCTTCTGGAAGCCAAGGACTGTTGCGTCTTTCTTCATTATTCACATAATCCTTTTCGTGTGCGAGGAGATGATGACAGAAATTGTTAAATATGGCTCTAAAGGAGGGGTGCCTGTCCACATAGTCGCTTTCCACAATATCCTGAAGCACGCTGAAGTCGTCGTTCGCGCTTTTTATTATAGCGGGAGGGGTTTCGGCAGAAGCTTCTTCCGAGAATCGGCTGAGCAGTGACTTCCGAATGGCAAAAGGGTTCTTTGAGGGGTCATTCTGTCCCACTCCAACGCCATCCAGAAATATTAAAAGCACTCCCATAATCAATATATTCCAATAAGCTTATGCTGCGTCTCTATAATCCCCCCTTTTCTCAATCTTCCTTAAGATGATCGAAAATATCTTGATTTTATCCTATCTGTCTCGCTTGTCAACGCAACCCCCAAAACAGTATTCTGTAAATCTTAAAGACCTGTTCTTGCAAATGAAAATTATTTTGCATTAATATTGGCAAAGTTAAAGGAGGAATCTCATGAAATCAATGAAGAGGCGTGATTTTTTGAAAGGGAGCGCGCTTCTGGGCGGAAGCGCTCTGGTCGGAGGCCATCTTTCGGAAATGGCATTTTCCAGACCGATCGTCATAGCAAGCTCAAACGGAACGAAAGCAGTGGAGAAGGCGATGGAGATGATAAAAAACGGCTCGGATGCTCTGGATGCGGTTGTCGCTGGAGTAAATATAGTTGAGGATGACCCGAATGATGACAGCGTCGGATACGGTGGCCTTCCGAACGAGGAAGGGGTGGTCGAACTGGATGCCGCCGTAATGCATGGTCCGTCATACAGGGGAGGTGCCGTTGCGGCCCTTAGAAACATCAAGAATCCGTCAAAGGTGGCGCGCATCGTCATGGAAAGGACCGACCATGTACTCATCGTGGGGGAAGGGGCTCTAAAGTTTGCAAGAGCCCATGGATTCAAAGAGGAAAATCTGCTCACGGATCAGTCGCGTGAGAAGTGGCTGAAGTGGAAGGAAAGTTTGAGCAATGAGGATGATTGGCTGCCTCCACATTCCATGCAGGATACGAATATCGGCGAG containing:
- a CDS encoding isoaspartyl peptidase/L-asparaginase, translating into MKSMKRRDFLKGSALLGGSALVGGHLSEMAFSRPIVIASSNGTKAVEKAMEMIKNGSDALDAVVAGVNIVEDDPNDDSVGYGGLPNEEGVVELDAAVMHGPSYRGGAVAALRNIKNPSKVARIVMERTDHVLIVGEGALKFARAHGFKEENLLTDQSREKWLKWKESLSNEDDWLPPHSMQDTNIGEYAKSFLRHYGTIHCSALDMNGNLSCVTTTSGLAFKIPGRVGDSPVFGAGLYVDNEVGAAGSTGRGEANLLNCSAVMIVEWMRQGKSPEEACLLACKRINERSREKRLQDEKGRFKYNVKCYAINKHGEHGSAAIWSGEGIYKPLYLFHDGTSMKTFESAYLFKK